GGTGATGCCGCTCCCCACCAGGCGCTTGTCCAGCTCGTAGAGGGCCAGCTCGATGGGGAAGCGGCTGCCGGGGTGAGGCTGCAGCTCGCGCTCGAGCATGTCCCCATGCATGTCAATCAGGCCGGGAATGGCGGTAAGCCCCCGTCCGTCCAGGGCGTTCGGTGCGTCCCCCTCGACGATTGCGCTAATGCGGCCATCCTCCAGGCAAATAGAGCCCCTGGGCAGGGTTTCTTGGGGCAGCACCAGCTTGAGGTTCTTGATCCACATAAGCACGAAAGGGCTCAGGCTACCGGCTGGGGCTCGGGGGCCAAGAAGGGAGCTACCGGCGGTATTTCCAGGGTCTGATCCACCAGCGCCTCGACCTCCTCGGGGTGATGGAAGATCCCCAGAATCCCGACCCCCTGCTGCTTCAGTTCGGCCAGACGGGCCACCAGAGCCTGACGGGCCGCCGTATCGAGCGAGGCGGTGGGCTCGTCCAGCAGAAGCAGGCGGCTAGAGCGGATCAGGGCGCGGGCCAGGTTCACCTTCTGCTGCTCGCCGCCTGAGAAGGTGCTGGGGAAGGCGGCCCAGAGCGCTTCCTTGAGGCCCAGGGCCTCGAGCCAGCCCGCCGCCTGGCGCTCAGCTTCCTGCTGCGGGGTGCCCAGGTGCAGCAGCGGCTCTGCGACCAGCTCGAGGGCGCTCACCCGCGGCCTGGGTCGCAGGAACTGCGAAACATACCCAATCTCGCTCTTGCGCAGCAGGGTGATGTCCTCGTCGGCGGCCCGCACCAGGTCGAGGGGGCCCTGACTGGAAGCATACAGGGCCCGCCCGGCGGTGGGCCGGTAGCTTCGGTACAGGCAGCGCAGCAGGGTGGACTTGCCTGCCCCGTTGGGCCCGGATACCAGGATGAACTGGCCCGGCTGTAAGGAGAAAGAGAGGCCCTCGAAGGCCACCACCTCGCGTTTCAGGGCGTGGATCTGGAAGCGCTTGGCGAGGTTCTCCACCGTGAGCATAAAGGCCTCCTAGGGCGCATATTTCTCCAGGAAGGCCTCCACGCTGCCGCGAAAGTCCGGTAGCCGCTCCTTGAGCAGGGCGTGGGGCCAGTCCCACCAGGCTGTAGCTTCCAGCCTTTCGATAATGCCAGGGTCAAATCGGCGGCGCAGGGGGCGGGCTGGCACGCCCACCACGATGGTGAAAGGCTCCACATCCCTGGTGACCACCGCCCCGGTGCCGATGACTGCCCCATTGCCAACCTTCACCCCCGGCATCACCGAGGCCCCATGCCCGATCCAGACGTCGTGCCCAATGACCACCCGCTGCGTTCTTCGCCACTCGAAGATGGCCGGGTCGTCCTTTCCCAGGCCGTACAGGGCGGAGCGGTAGGTGAAGTGGTGCAGCGAGGGGCGCTCCATGGGGTGGTTGGTGGGGTGGATGCGCACGAAGCTGGCGAGGTTGGCAAACTTGCCGATCTCGGCATAGGCTGCCTGGCCGAAGGGCATCAGGTAGCTGTAGTCGCCGAGGGTGGTTTCGAGCATCACCACTCCCTCGGACACCTCGGTCCAGGCCCCCAGGCGGCAGTCGGTCAGGCGGGCGGTGGGATGGATGGTGGGGGTTTCGGAGAGCCTTCGCATATCAGAGCTTGGCGTGCACGAGCTCCTGGGTGTAGGGGTGCTGGGGGTCTTCCAGCACCTGGTCGGTGAGCCCCTGCTCAACCACCCGGCCCGCCCGCATCACCAGCACCCGGTCGGCCAGGGTGCGGATCACCCCCAGGTCGTGCGAGACGATCAGCATGGTGATGCTGCGTGCCCGCTGCAGGCGTTTCAGGGTATCGAGCACCAGGGCCTGCACCGAGACGTCCAGCCCGGTGGTGGGCTCGTCCAAAAGCAGCAGGGCAGGCTCCAGGGCCAGGGCCTTGGCGAGCTGCACCCGCTGCTGCATGCCCCCCGAGAGCCGGATAGGGGCCTCGTCCATGCGCTCGAGCGGGAACTCCGAGGCCGCCAGCGCCCCCCGTGCCGCCCGCCGCAGCCGCCCGAAGCGCCGCTCGCCCGCCAGCACCAGCCGCTCTGCCACGTTGCCGGAGGCGGTGTGCTTCATGCGCAGGCCCAGGTGGGGGTTCTGGTAGACGATGCCGATGTGCTGAACCCGCACCTGCCGGGCCTGGTAGCGGTTCAGCGCAAAGAGGTTCTGGCCGCTGTACCCGGGGATCGCCAGCGCATAGTAGCCCCGGTCGGCGGGCTCCTGTAGGTTCAGGAGGCGCAGCAAGGTGGACTTGCCGGAGCCCGACTCCCCCACGATGCCCAGCACCTCGCCGGGGTAGGCCGCCAGCGAGACATCGGCCAGGGCCGTGACCGGGCCATACGACCTGTGCAGGCCCTGCGCCTGCAGCAAGGGCCTCTGGCGCAGGAGGCGGGGGGGCTCGAGGGGGGGAGGAGCTTCGGTGGGTTCAGGAGGATGGGCCATCGGGGATCCCCTGGAGGAGGCGCTCGAGGCGCTCGGCTGGGGTGCGGGGGGCCAGGTAGCCGGGGTGGTAGAAGAGGCCCTCCTCGTCGTAGTAGGTGGGCTGGGTGGGCAGCCCTGCAGCCCGTTTGCGAGCATAGTCGCGGTCGGAGAGCTCGTAGCGGCTGCCGCCGTCGGCCTGTGGCAGCTCGGTCATGAACTTGTGGCGCAGGCCGGTCTGCCAGTCGGCCCAGTCCCGCTGATCCTCGACGTCGAAGGGCACGTCGCTGAACTCCACTGGGCGCACCTCGGTGAAGGGTGGCACCGCGTAGAGCCGCTTCTCACTGCCCGCCGAGAGCAGGGTCAGGTGCTGGGCCTGGTGCAGCTTGGGGTTGTCCCAGCGGGGGATGGGGGAGGGGGCCATCAGGTAGCGACCGTGAACCATCACCGGGTAGTCGGCCCCGTGGGTGGGGGTGCGGCAGCGCACCAGGTCTTCGTACAGGCCCAGCCAGACCTGAGCGTACTCGGCGTCGGCGTGCAGTTCGCGCGCCCTGGCGAAGCTGGGCTCCACCCGGGCCAGAGGCTCGGGGTAGGGTACCTGCAGCACCTGGATCTGCTCAGGATTCAGCCTCTCCTCGGGAATGCGGTGGCGGCTCTGGATCAGGGTGGCCCGGGCGGTGTCGGTGGTGGTCTC
The DNA window shown above is from Meiothermus sp. CFH 77666 and carries:
- a CDS encoding ATP-binding cassette domain-containing protein, whose protein sequence is MLTVENLAKRFQIHALKREVVAFEGLSFSLQPGQFILVSGPNGAGKSTLLRCLYRSYRPTAGRALYASSQGPLDLVRAADEDITLLRKSEIGYVSQFLRPRPRVSALELVAEPLLHLGTPQQEAERQAAGWLEALGLKEALWAAFPSTFSGGEQQKVNLARALIRSSRLLLLDEPTASLDTAARQALVARLAELKQQGVGILGIFHHPEEVEALVDQTLEIPPVAPFLAPEPQPVA
- a CDS encoding DapH/DapD/GlmU-related protein, which translates into the protein MRRLSETPTIHPTARLTDCRLGAWTEVSEGVVMLETTLGDYSYLMPFGQAAYAEIGKFANLASFVRIHPTNHPMERPSLHHFTYRSALYGLGKDDPAIFEWRRTQRVVIGHDVWIGHGASVMPGVKVGNGAVIGTGAVVTRDVEPFTIVVGVPARPLRRRFDPGIIERLEATAWWDWPHALLKERLPDFRGSVEAFLEKYAP
- a CDS encoding ATP-binding cassette domain-containing protein, producing MAHPPEPTEAPPPLEPPRLLRQRPLLQAQGLHRSYGPVTALADVSLAAYPGEVLGIVGESGSGKSTLLRLLNLQEPADRGYYALAIPGYSGQNLFALNRYQARQVRVQHIGIVYQNPHLGLRMKHTASGNVAERLVLAGERRFGRLRRAARGALAASEFPLERMDEAPIRLSGGMQQRVQLAKALALEPALLLLDEPTTGLDVSVQALVLDTLKRLQRARSITMLIVSHDLGVIRTLADRVLVMRAGRVVEQGLTDQVLEDPQHPYTQELVHAKL
- a CDS encoding alpha-D-ribose 1-methylphosphonate 5-phosphate C-P-lyase PhnJ, which gives rise to MRLSALTHPRQDYAYAFLDAFAKRELRRKLLKAVAIPGYQVPYASREVPLARGWGTGGLQVTLALVGPADVAKVIDQGDDQSVNAANLRRFIARMAGVETTTDTARATLIQSRHRIPEERLNPEQIQVLQVPYPEPLARVEPSFARARELHADAEYAQVWLGLYEDLVRCRTPTHGADYPVMVHGRYLMAPSPIPRWDNPKLHQAQHLTLLSAGSEKRLYAVPPFTEVRPVEFSDVPFDVEDQRDWADWQTGLRHKFMTELPQADGGSRYELSDRDYARKRAAGLPTQPTYYDEEGLFYHPGYLAPRTPAERLERLLQGIPDGPSS